Genomic DNA from Candidatus Paceibacterota bacterium:
CGCTTCCGCGATCGAGGTCTCATCGGGGCTTATACTGTCTATGGGAACGACCGGTTTCGCCTTCCGCCTGTAATAATCGATTATCAGATTATTGGCGATCTTGAAAAGGAAAGTTTTGTAATTCCTGACGTCGGTTCCGTTCCTCACAATATTATCCCAAGCTTTAAAAAAAGTTTCCTGAGTAAGGTCCTCGGATACTTCTTTGCTGTTGACCCGCAGATAGATATGCCTCAAAATCCCGGCAGCATAGTCGTCGTAGGCCGATAAAAAAGCGTTGTTGATCATGTTATTACGTTTTTGCATATGCATCGTATGAGTGTAGTGACGTCATTAAGCATAAAAAATTACATCGATAAAGTCAAATGGCGGACCTTGGCGCGATCTATGTGATCTTGTGTATAAAAAAAGAAAGGATTTTCCTTTCTATATGCGGCATTGTTCTATTTTTTTCTTCTGCTGTATGCGATCGTGATCGCAATCAATATTATCGCTGCGATCAATAATGCAAGATATGAATTCGTCATATCAGATGATACTTTCTTTGCTTCATCATTTCCGGCTGATGCAGTTTGATTTGTTTCCGCCTTCATGGCCGGCACGGCTTTCTCGATCAAAGCATAATATCCGAATGACGGAACCGTTGCTCTGAAATTCTCGCCGCGCTTTTCGAATGAAACCTCGACCCATGAACCGTTCTTATACAACATCAATGAAACTTCTTTCTTTTCCTTGAGTTCATTCGGAACCGTAAACTCTATGTATCTGTCCTTCACCTTCGGTGAATCGCTATATCCGATGCCTCCGATCCAAACATTGAAAAATACAATGGGACCCTTGTTCTCCAGAGGCTTTGTGTTCGCCGATCCTCTCTTGAGAAGTTCTCCTTGGGCTGATACGCAATTTTCGGTCGAGTTGGGACTGAATCCTGCGCCCCTCAGAAATTCAAGAGTTTTGAACTTGTAGTCAACCGACTTTTTATATATAGATACGAATTCCTCGTTGGTCTCATGTTTCCTTGTATTTGCAAGGGGTTCGTCCGAATGAACGTCCCTGCCGCAGCTTCCGCCTACGGATGATCCTCCGCCAATTGACTGGGTCGGATTATTTCCGGGATTCGTCGCGGGTGGGGTTGTTGGCGCTGCTGTTGGTGCAACTGTAGGTTGTGTTGTAGGCCTTGCAGTTGGTTGCGCTGTAGGAGCCACAGTCGGTTGTGTTGTAGGTTGTGTTGTAGGTTGTGTTGTAGGTTGTGTTGTCGGAGCTATCGTAGGCTGTACTGTAGGTTGTACCGTCGGTTGCGATGTGGGCGTTACTACGGGAGTCGGCTTCGGCGTCTTAACCGGAGTCGGAGCCGCAGTAGGAATCGGTGTGGGCTTTGCCGTATGCG
This window encodes:
- a CDS encoding RNA polymerase sigma factor translates to MINNAFLSAYDDYAAGILRHIYLRVNSKEVSEDLTQETFFKAWDNIVRNGTDVRNYKTFLFKIANNLIIDYYRRKAKPVVPIDSISPDETSIAEAQSRETENNINRSLIEEFLFELSDEHRQIIIFRYVNDFSVKEISDMTGRSKNSINVIIHRSIKYIKNEIKKKYV
- a CDS encoding PGF-pre-PGF domain-containing protein, whose translation is MKKNTVLKTLFVLALIIAIAQTGIAFEEKKNVSGDDGGYHKSCYPTPAPTHTVKPTPTHTAKPTPIPTAAPTPVKTPKPTPVVTPTSQPTVQPTVQPTIAPTTQPTTQPTTQPTTQPTVAPTAQPTARPTTQPTVAPTAAPTTPPATNPGNNPTQSIGGGSSVGGSCGRDVHSDEPLANTRKHETNEEFVSIYKKSVDYKFKTLEFLRGAGFSPNSTENCVSAQGELLKRGSANTKPLENKGPIVFFNVWIGGIGYSDSPKVKDRYIEFTVPNELKEKKEVSLMLYKNGSWVEVSFEKRGENFRATVPSFGYYALIEKAVPAMKAETNQTASAGNDEAKKVSSDMTNSYLALLIAAIILIAITIAYSRRKK